One window of Brachybacterium ginsengisoli genomic DNA carries:
- the pdxT gene encoding pyridoxal 5'-phosphate synthase glutaminase subunit PdxT, with amino-acid sequence MNGAPRVGVLALQGDVREHARMLEGLGAQVTTVRRPAELAGVDALVIPGGESTVIDRLARIGGLREPLREVIAGGLPVLGTCAGLILLAQRLVDGVPGQGTFGGLDVTVRRNAFGAQVESFETGIAVPDLGTAPVRAVFIRAPLVEQLGSGARALVTLPDGRIVGAEQAAVTGLAFHPESTGERRFHERLLAQVARRQDAAA; translated from the coding sequence GTGAACGGCGCGCCCCGCGTCGGGGTCCTCGCCCTGCAGGGCGATGTGCGCGAGCACGCGCGGATGCTGGAGGGCCTCGGCGCGCAGGTCACGACGGTGCGCCGGCCCGCGGAGCTCGCCGGGGTCGACGCCCTGGTGATCCCCGGCGGCGAGTCGACGGTCATCGATCGCCTCGCCCGGATCGGGGGTCTGCGCGAGCCGCTGCGGGAGGTGATCGCGGGCGGGCTGCCGGTGCTGGGCACCTGCGCCGGGCTGATCCTGCTCGCGCAGCGCCTGGTGGACGGCGTTCCCGGCCAGGGGACCTTCGGCGGGCTCGACGTGACCGTGCGGCGCAACGCCTTCGGCGCTCAGGTGGAGTCCTTCGAGACCGGGATCGCGGTGCCGGATCTCGGCACGGCACCGGTGCGCGCCGTGTTCATCCGTGCCCCGCTCGTCGAGCAGCTCGGCTCGGGGGCGAGGGCCCTGGTCACACTTCCGGACGGGCGGATCGTCGGCGCGGAGCAGGCGGCGGTGACGGGCCTCGCCTTCCACCCCGAGTCCACCGGGGAGCGGCGCTTCCACGAACGGCTGCTCGCACAGGTCGCCCGTCGGCAGGACGCCGCGGCCTGA
- a CDS encoding flavodoxin domain-containing protein codes for MSVLLAYATHSGATRTIAETLAGALRAEGLTVELVDVEEGPDPSGHDAVVLGSGVRVESVEKSAATWAKTHSAVLSEMPVAFFSCSGSAADPAKAGRQKATDTFLAGAAFTPVAVRNFPGWVLMDRIPLHERVLLTSMRTPTGDFRDLAAVEAWGHEIAPLLRG; via the coding sequence ATGAGCGTCCTCCTCGCCTATGCGACCCACTCCGGAGCCACCCGCACCATCGCAGAGACCCTCGCCGGTGCCCTGCGCGCCGAGGGGCTCACGGTGGAGCTCGTCGATGTGGAGGAGGGCCCGGACCCTTCCGGCCACGACGCGGTGGTGCTCGGCTCGGGAGTCCGGGTCGAATCCGTCGAGAAGTCCGCGGCGACCTGGGCGAAGACCCACTCTGCGGTGCTCTCCGAGATGCCGGTCGCCTTCTTCTCCTGCTCGGGCTCCGCCGCCGATCCGGCCAAGGCCGGCCGGCAGAAGGCCACCGACACCTTCCTCGCCGGCGCCGCCTTCACCCCGGTCGCGGTGCGGAACTTCCCCGGCTGGGTGCTCATGGACCGGATCCCGCTGCACGAACGTGTGCTGCTGACCTCGATGCGCACCCCCACCGGCGACTTCCGCGACCTGGCCGCCGTGGAGGCCTGGGGGCACGAGATCGCGCCGCTTCTGCGCGGCTGA
- a CDS encoding AMIN-like domain-containing (lipo)protein — MKKRILSALASGALLLGLGLVAPASAGAAPYCGIRWGSLPESSSGMSSAQVEDLRPGRHDCFDRLVVDLEGDVNGYSVAYVSRVSQLGSGTTVPLSGDADLQILVNAPAYDSRGDATYSPRTPSRAVDVSGYRTFRQVAFTGSFEGQTLIGLGVRARLPMRAFVLDGPGTGSRLVVDVAHSW; from the coding sequence ATGAAGAAACGCATCCTCTCCGCCCTCGCCAGCGGTGCCCTGCTCCTGGGTCTGGGCCTGGTCGCCCCGGCCTCGGCCGGCGCCGCTCCGTACTGCGGGATCCGCTGGGGCTCCCTGCCGGAGTCCTCCTCGGGGATGTCCTCGGCCCAGGTCGAGGATCTCCGCCCCGGTCGCCACGACTGCTTCGACCGGCTCGTGGTCGATCTCGAGGGCGACGTCAACGGATACTCCGTGGCCTACGTGAGCCGGGTCAGCCAACTCGGCTCCGGGACCACCGTGCCGCTCAGCGGTGACGCCGACCTGCAGATCCTCGTCAACGCGCCTGCTTACGACAGCCGGGGCGACGCCACCTACTCCCCGCGCACGCCCTCGCGCGCTGTGGACGTCAGCGGCTACCGCACCTTCCGCCAGGTCGCCTTCACCGGATCCTTCGAGGGGCAGACGCTCATCGGACTCGGCGTGCGCGCCCGGCTCCCGATGCGGGCGTTCGTGCTCGACGGCCCCGGGACCGGCTCCCGTCTGGTCGTCGACGTCGCGCACAGCTGGTGA
- a CDS encoding MFS transporter: MQAPRLWTRASAPFILSALGLMTFIATESFAVTTVLPVAMAELDATAWYSFAFAAAIATSLAGMVVGGTWSDRSGPRPPLVVGGALFLLGLALCAAAPGPVVLIAGRALQGVGGGIDSVVLYVMIARTLPAAVRPAMFGLLTTAWLLPSLVGPVGAGLLAQLTSWRTVFAALLVGSGLALLGLLRTASAGAVDRMDRAPKRILGAKGVLALAASSLLLLLHLSAQLPGLLGPVAVVIVLGALLPVARRLLPPGTLRLRGAAQQLVALRAGFGLLSGVTGAYLTLYLQSQRGLSPTTAGLIIAVGALGWAAGAWFQARRPGGLAEHRRLILLAAPLVALGPLAALLVAAHLVPIAGIVPAYILLGAGMGVASSRTSTATLDLAPPALQGAYSSALQSGESMAIAGTMAVMAALLTLGRSAEGAYVLVYLVLTVVAVLLVLVAARTRSTGAPGIGDAGADAAWGGAA, encoded by the coding sequence ATGCAGGCTCCCCGTCTGTGGACGAGGGCGTCGGCCCCGTTCATCCTCAGCGCGCTGGGGCTGATGACCTTCATCGCGACCGAGAGCTTCGCGGTGACCACGGTGCTGCCGGTCGCGATGGCGGAGCTGGACGCGACGGCCTGGTACTCCTTCGCGTTCGCGGCGGCGATCGCGACCTCCCTCGCGGGCATGGTGGTGGGGGGCACCTGGTCCGATCGCAGCGGACCGCGTCCGCCGCTCGTCGTCGGCGGCGCGCTGTTCCTGCTGGGGCTCGCGCTGTGCGCGGCCGCGCCCGGGCCCGTCGTGCTCATCGCTGGGCGGGCGCTGCAGGGCGTGGGCGGCGGCATCGACTCGGTGGTGCTGTACGTGATGATCGCGCGCACCCTTCCCGCGGCGGTGCGGCCGGCGATGTTCGGCCTGCTCACCACTGCCTGGCTGCTGCCCTCCCTGGTGGGACCGGTGGGAGCGGGACTGCTCGCCCAGCTCACCTCCTGGAGGACCGTGTTCGCGGCGCTCCTGGTGGGCTCGGGCCTGGCGCTGCTGGGACTGCTGCGCACCGCCTCGGCGGGAGCCGTCGACCGTATGGACCGCGCTCCAAAACGGATCCTCGGCGCGAAGGGCGTGCTCGCCCTCGCCGCCTCGAGCCTGCTGCTGCTCCTGCATCTCTCCGCCCAGCTGCCGGGGCTCCTCGGCCCCGTGGCGGTGGTGATCGTGCTGGGTGCGCTGCTGCCCGTGGCACGCCGCCTGCTGCCCCCGGGGACCCTGCGCCTGCGCGGGGCCGCCCAGCAGCTGGTGGCGCTGCGCGCGGGGTTCGGCCTGCTCTCCGGGGTCACCGGCGCCTACCTCACCCTCTACCTGCAGTCCCAGCGCGGGCTGAGCCCCACCACCGCCGGGCTGATCATCGCCGTGGGTGCCCTGGGCTGGGCCGCCGGGGCGTGGTTCCAGGCCCGCCGCCCCGGGGGGCTGGCCGAGCATCGTCGGCTGATCCTGCTCGCCGCCCCGCTCGTGGCCCTCGGGCCGCTCGCCGCTCTGCTGGTCGCCGCGCACCTGGTCCCGATCGCAGGGATCGTGCCGGCGTACATCCTGCTCGGAGCGGGGATGGGGGTCGCCTCCTCCCGCACCTCGACCGCGACCCTGGACCTCGCCCCGCCCGCGCTGCAGGGGGCGTACAGCTCCGCCCTCCAGTCGGGGGAGTCGATGGCGATCGCGGGCACCATGGCGGTGATGGCGGCGCTGCTGACCCTCGGGCGCAGCGCGGAGGGCGCCTATGTGCTGGTGTACCTCGTGCTCACCGTCGTGGCGGTGCTGCTCGTGCTCGTCGCCGCCCGCACACGGAGCACCGGCGCCCCCGGGATCGGGGACGCCGGTGCGGACGCAGCCTGGGGTGGGGCGGCGTGA
- a CDS encoding APC family permease, protein MTTDLTRSLGVAGIVLMVVAAAAPITVVVANFPLILLESGNVGAPLMILGATLILLLFSVGYTWMTPHVPDAGAFYAYVDRGLGRRAGLGTAAVALLSYVLLTVSMTCYLGVQAGNLLALWTGIELPWWLISGVMIAVVGLLGHRSIDLSAKVLGAVLVLEILAVVVIDVGVLASGRELTAQPFSPVEALSGAPGLGLLFAFLGFFGFEATAVFRHEAKDPLRTIPRATYIAVLLIGVLYTVSSWLVISGLGAGSALAASEQNPDGVIVALAGETVGPIMRDVTQVLVVTSMFACMLGFHTIVTRYLFTLGRRGVLPSALGEAHPRHRAPSRASRWVTALTAAIVLASGLAQLDPVVEIYTWYSGLGAVGVILMMALTSLAVVRFGLRPGGGAAGRGVLAATALGGAGLLLVLGISLLNFPMMVGGGVAAIVCAGVLVLAFVLGMVLPPRGVSAGGSADPVVSADADGGSAGRG, encoded by the coding sequence ATGACCACGGATCTGACACGCTCGCTGGGGGTGGCGGGCATCGTGCTGATGGTGGTGGCCGCGGCGGCACCCATCACCGTGGTGGTGGCGAACTTCCCGCTGATCCTGCTGGAGTCCGGGAACGTGGGCGCCCCGCTGATGATCCTCGGCGCCACGCTGATCCTGCTGCTGTTCTCGGTGGGCTACACCTGGATGACCCCGCACGTCCCGGACGCCGGCGCGTTCTACGCCTACGTCGACCGCGGCCTGGGCCGCCGCGCCGGGCTCGGCACCGCCGCGGTCGCCCTGCTCAGCTACGTGCTGCTCACCGTGTCGATGACCTGCTACCTCGGGGTGCAGGCCGGGAACCTGCTCGCGCTGTGGACCGGCATCGAGCTGCCCTGGTGGCTGATCTCGGGCGTGATGATCGCCGTGGTGGGCCTGCTCGGCCACCGCTCGATCGACCTCTCCGCGAAGGTGCTCGGGGCCGTGCTGGTGCTCGAGATCCTCGCCGTGGTGGTCATCGACGTGGGCGTGCTCGCCTCCGGTCGTGAGCTCACGGCGCAGCCCTTCAGCCCCGTCGAGGCGCTCTCCGGCGCCCCCGGCCTGGGGCTCCTGTTCGCCTTTCTGGGCTTCTTCGGCTTCGAGGCCACGGCCGTGTTCCGGCACGAGGCGAAGGACCCGCTGCGCACGATCCCGCGGGCCACGTACATCGCGGTGCTGCTGATCGGCGTGCTGTACACCGTCTCCTCATGGCTGGTGATCTCCGGCCTCGGCGCTGGGAGCGCGCTCGCCGCCTCCGAGCAGAACCCCGACGGCGTGATCGTGGCGCTCGCCGGGGAGACCGTCGGCCCGATCATGCGGGACGTGACCCAGGTCCTCGTGGTGACCAGCATGTTCGCCTGCATGCTGGGCTTCCACACCATCGTCACCCGGTACCTGTTCACCCTGGGTCGGCGGGGCGTGCTGCCCAGCGCGCTCGGCGAGGCCCACCCGCGGCACCGGGCCCCCTCGCGCGCCTCCCGATGGGTGACGGCGCTGACCGCCGCGATCGTGCTCGCCTCGGGGCTCGCGCAGCTGGACCCCGTGGTGGAGATCTACACCTGGTACTCGGGCCTCGGCGCCGTGGGCGTGATCCTGATGATGGCGCTGACCTCGCTCGCCGTGGTGCGCTTCGGCCTGCGCCCGGGCGGCGGCGCGGCCGGTCGCGGAGTGCTCGCGGCGACGGCGCTGGGCGGTGCGGGACTGCTGCTGGTGCTGGGCATCTCGCTGCTGAACTTCCCGATGATGGTGGGCGGCGGAGTCGCCGCGATCGTGTGCGCGGGGGTCCTGGTGCTCGCGTTCGTGCTCGGGATGGTGCTGCCGCCGCGAGGCGTCTCCGCTGGTGGGTCGGCTGACCCGGTGGTCTCCGCTGACGCCGACGGGGGCTCCGCCGGGCGCGGCTGA
- a CDS encoding response regulator — MSIRVMMVDDHPVVRAGLRALLETDDRVEVLAEVDSGENALAALDRLAAGDGVPDLVLMDLNLGDDLDGIETTRRLRAEHPGVQVLAVTTFDAEADIVGALEAGATGYVLKDSPTEALIAAVQEAAAGRSVLSPEVQQRLVARMTSPGTALSPREAEILEALASGATNREVARRLFISESTVKTHLVHLYDKLGVDSRTAALRVARERRLIR; from the coding sequence ATGAGCATCCGCGTGATGATGGTGGACGACCACCCCGTGGTGCGCGCCGGGCTGCGCGCGCTGCTGGAAACCGACGACCGCGTGGAGGTGCTCGCCGAGGTGGACTCCGGCGAGAACGCCCTCGCCGCCCTCGACCGGCTCGCCGCGGGCGACGGCGTCCCGGACCTGGTGCTCATGGACCTCAACCTCGGCGACGACCTCGACGGTATCGAGACCACCCGGCGCCTGCGCGCCGAGCACCCCGGGGTGCAGGTCCTCGCCGTGACCACCTTCGACGCCGAGGCGGACATCGTCGGCGCGCTCGAGGCCGGCGCCACCGGCTACGTGCTGAAGGACTCCCCGACGGAGGCGCTGATCGCCGCGGTGCAGGAGGCCGCGGCGGGCCGCAGCGTGCTCTCCCCGGAGGTGCAGCAGCGTCTGGTGGCCCGCATGACCAGCCCCGGCACGGCGCTGTCCCCGCGGGAGGCGGAGATCCTCGAGGCCCTCGCCAGCGGCGCCACCAACCGCGAGGTGGCCCGGCGCCTGTTCATCTCCGAGTCCACGGTCAAGACCCACCTCGTGCACCTCTACGACAAGCTCGGCGTGGACAGCCGCACCGCGGCGCTGCGCGTGGCCCGGGAGCGCCGGCTGATCCGCTGA
- a CDS encoding ATP-binding protein produces MSSDPAAVDPRDSAAPATLATILRGAMHLAFAVLLSLGALRAHTVEQVPLPLALGLAALVAAIYGTGTALARRRRDPAAVGTTDLLLPSRGWVIALLAAWVAATLISSAFVWLAFPLFFLVLFSLGALAGPLVLLAVALWAVLAPLAVGAQDTLGIGEVLGPLVGAVFSLVAHTVWRRLLEESERNRRLVARLRATQADLAAAERRKGVAEERQRLAQDLHDTLAQGLNSIVLMSRSAAAAHPEAQGDFSRIEDTARANLADARGLVRDLASRAPQDGLEEVLRIVVERADGLGAPTRFELRTDGEAQRPAPELVETMQRAAQSLLANVVQHAEAERCVLTLAWWPDRVTLDVVDDGTGFDPAAVRPGRSGGDGLALLRSRIARAGGTVAIDSRPGEGTTVALTLPLVTGEDAARNPLTSEDA; encoded by the coding sequence GTGAGCTCCGATCCTGCCGCCGTCGATCCCCGGGACTCCGCCGCCCCCGCGACCCTCGCCACCATCCTGCGCGGGGCGATGCACCTGGCCTTCGCGGTGCTGCTGAGCCTCGGCGCGCTGCGGGCCCACACGGTGGAGCAGGTGCCGCTGCCGCTCGCGCTCGGCCTCGCCGCCCTGGTCGCGGCGATCTACGGGACCGGCACCGCCCTCGCCCGCCGCCGACGGGACCCCGCGGCCGTGGGGACCACCGACCTGCTGCTGCCCTCGCGCGGATGGGTGATCGCGCTGCTCGCCGCCTGGGTCGCGGCGACGCTGATCTCCTCCGCCTTCGTGTGGCTCGCCTTCCCGCTGTTCTTCCTGGTCCTGTTCTCGCTGGGCGCTCTGGCCGGCCCGCTCGTCCTGCTCGCGGTGGCGCTGTGGGCGGTGCTCGCTCCGCTCGCCGTCGGCGCCCAGGACACCCTCGGCATCGGGGAGGTGCTCGGGCCGCTCGTCGGCGCCGTGTTCTCCCTGGTCGCGCACACGGTGTGGCGTCGGCTGCTGGAGGAGTCCGAGCGGAACCGCCGCCTGGTGGCCCGCCTGCGCGCCACCCAGGCCGACCTCGCCGCCGCCGAGCGGCGCAAGGGCGTGGCCGAGGAGCGCCAGCGCCTGGCCCAGGACCTCCACGACACCCTCGCCCAGGGCCTGAACTCGATCGTGCTGATGAGCCGCTCCGCCGCCGCAGCGCACCCGGAGGCGCAGGGCGACTTCTCCCGCATCGAGGACACCGCCCGCGCCAACCTCGCCGACGCCCGCGGCCTCGTGCGCGACCTCGCCTCCCGTGCCCCGCAGGACGGCCTCGAGGAGGTGCTGCGCATCGTCGTCGAGCGCGCCGACGGGCTCGGTGCCCCCACCCGCTTCGAGCTGCGCACCGACGGGGAGGCGCAGCGGCCGGCGCCGGAGCTCGTCGAGACGATGCAGCGGGCCGCGCAGTCCCTGCTCGCCAACGTGGTGCAGCACGCCGAGGCGGAGCGCTGCGTGCTCACCCTCGCCTGGTGGCCCGACCGGGTCACCCTCGACGTGGTCGACGACGGGACCGGCTTCGACCCCGCCGCGGTGCGCCCCGGCCGCAGCGGCGGTGACGGGCTGGCCCTGCTGCGCTCCCGGATCGCGCGCGCCGGCGGCACGGTGGCCATCGACTCCCGCCCCGGCGAGGGCACCACCGTCGCCCTGACCCTTCCCCTCGTGACCGGCGAAGACGCCGCCCGGAACCCCCTGACCTCGGAGGACGCATGA
- a CDS encoding ABC transporter permease — MFVALRDILHAKGRFTLMIGVIALLTLLLVLLTGLTRGLAHQNISAIESLPADAVVLTPTLGDEISWSDSQVSADQAATWQDAPGLDTEPLSVGQMRLEADGAVTSLALFGITRDGQVAAGLPKAPAEGEALLPEDIAADLGVTTGDTVTVNGQDLTVAGTVPTQWYSHSPVGYVHVDTFRALAHQAEDTAGSALLVREDGAADDALEAAAEKSGTRAVSVSESLKALPSYSSENGSLTLIQGFLYGISALVTVAFLSVWTIQRTRDIAVLRALGAGARYVLRDTVGQAAILLAVGAAVGGLIGAGGGAALSTVAPFESSPVTVLIPVAGVLVIGLLGSVLATRRVTRVDPLLALGGN, encoded by the coding sequence ATGTTCGTAGCACTCAGAGACATCCTCCACGCCAAGGGGCGCTTCACGCTGATGATCGGCGTGATCGCCCTGCTCACCCTGCTGCTGGTGCTCCTCACCGGGCTCACCCGCGGCCTCGCCCACCAGAACATCTCCGCGATCGAGTCGCTGCCGGCCGACGCGGTCGTGCTCACCCCCACCCTCGGGGACGAGATCTCCTGGAGCGACTCCCAGGTCTCGGCCGACCAGGCCGCGACCTGGCAGGACGCCCCCGGGCTCGACACCGAGCCGCTCTCCGTCGGCCAGATGCGTCTGGAGGCCGACGGCGCCGTGACCTCCCTGGCCCTGTTCGGCATCACGCGCGACGGCCAGGTCGCCGCCGGCCTTCCGAAGGCCCCGGCCGAGGGCGAGGCGCTGCTCCCCGAGGACATCGCCGCCGATCTCGGCGTCACCACCGGGGACACCGTCACCGTCAACGGCCAGGACCTCACGGTCGCCGGGACCGTGCCCACCCAGTGGTACTCGCACTCCCCCGTCGGCTACGTGCACGTGGACACCTTCCGCGCGCTCGCCCACCAGGCGGAGGACACCGCGGGCTCCGCGCTGCTGGTGCGGGAGGACGGCGCCGCGGACGATGCGCTCGAGGCGGCCGCCGAGAAGTCCGGCACCCGCGCCGTGAGCGTGTCCGAGTCGCTGAAGGCACTGCCCTCCTACTCCTCGGAGAACGGCTCGCTCACCCTCATCCAGGGGTTCCTGTACGGGATCTCCGCGCTGGTCACCGTCGCGTTCCTGTCGGTGTGGACCATCCAGCGCACCCGCGACATCGCCGTGCTGCGCGCCCTCGGGGCCGGTGCCCGGTACGTCCTGCGGGACACCGTGGGCCAGGCCGCGATCCTGCTCGCCGTCGGAGCCGCCGTAGGCGGTCTGATCGGCGCAGGCGGTGGTGCCGCGCTGAGCACCGTCGCCCCGTTCGAGTCCTCCCCCGTCACCGTGCTGATCCCCGTCGCCGGGGTGCTGGTGATCGGGCTGCTGGGCTCCGTCCTCGCCACCCGGCGCGTCACCCGCGTCGATCCGCTGCTCGCCCTCGGAGGGAACTGA
- a CDS encoding ABC transporter ATP-binding protein: MTTTAATTDRTATPIARPALQLEGVSVTYPDGRHADGTPRTTTALAKADLALERGEFAVVLGPSGSGKSTLLSVSAGLVVPDTGRVLIDGVDLAALDEKHRTEVRRDRIGVVFQQPNLLPALTVREQLMVGAHLAGLRGRRLRATGARAEELLERVGMERYASRRPHELSGGQRQRVNIARALFTDPAVLLVDEPTSALDHERSRTIVDLLVAVTRELSVATVMVTHDEEFAEDADRVITLRDGQVQP, from the coding sequence ATGACCACCACCGCTGCCACCACCGACCGCACCGCCACCCCCATCGCCCGCCCCGCCCTCCAGCTCGAGGGCGTGAGCGTGACCTACCCGGACGGCCGTCACGCCGACGGCACCCCCCGCACCACCACCGCCCTCGCGAAAGCCGATCTGGCGCTGGAGCGCGGCGAGTTCGCCGTGGTGCTGGGCCCCTCCGGCTCCGGCAAGTCCACCCTGCTCAGCGTCTCCGCGGGGCTGGTCGTCCCCGACACCGGCCGCGTGCTGATCGACGGCGTCGACCTGGCCGCGCTCGACGAGAAGCATCGCACCGAGGTGCGCCGCGACCGGATCGGCGTGGTGTTCCAGCAGCCCAACCTGCTGCCCGCGCTGACGGTGCGCGAGCAGCTCATGGTGGGAGCGCATCTGGCCGGGCTCCGCGGCCGACGCCTGCGGGCCACGGGCGCCCGGGCCGAGGAGCTGCTCGAGCGGGTCGGCATGGAGCGCTACGCCTCCCGCCGCCCCCACGAGCTCTCCGGCGGTCAGCGCCAGCGGGTCAACATCGCCCGCGCCCTGTTCACCGACCCGGCGGTGCTGCTGGTGGACGAGCCCACCAGCGCCCTGGACCACGAGCGCTCCCGCACCATCGTGGACCTGCTGGTCGCGGTCACCCGGGAGCTGTCGGTCGCGACGGTGATGGTCACGCACGACGAGGAGTTCGCCGAGGACGCCGACCGCGTGATCACCCTGCGCGACGGCCAGGTGCAGCCCTAA
- a CDS encoding HAD family hydrolase, which produces MNQDDPMPQPRRDSQARPAAPADLPIVLLDCGDTLVDESTEVHEDGIVLSGELTPGAEQMVRDLVAAGHRVALVADGRLRSFENLLEPSGVFDLFETLTCSDAVRHRKPSPRMFKAAMGSLDLDPEDAARCVMVGNNLARDIAGANRMGMISVHMAWTPRYSRTPEHPDEVPDHTIVDPAELLPLLRGLAGSAATTALLGQVAEEPAAR; this is translated from the coding sequence GTGAACCAGGACGACCCGATGCCCCAGCCCCGCCGTGACTCGCAGGCACGACCGGCTGCTCCCGCCGACCTCCCGATCGTGCTGCTGGACTGCGGCGACACGCTCGTCGACGAGTCGACCGAGGTCCATGAGGACGGGATCGTGCTCAGCGGGGAGCTCACGCCGGGGGCGGAGCAGATGGTCCGCGACCTCGTCGCCGCGGGCCATCGCGTGGCGCTCGTGGCCGACGGCCGCCTGCGCTCCTTCGAGAACCTCCTCGAGCCCTCCGGCGTGTTCGACCTGTTCGAGACGCTGACCTGCTCGGATGCCGTCCGTCATCGGAAGCCGAGCCCCAGGATGTTCAAGGCGGCGATGGGCTCCCTCGACCTCGACCCGGAGGATGCCGCCCGCTGCGTGATGGTGGGCAACAACCTCGCCCGCGACATCGCCGGCGCCAACCGGATGGGCATGATCAGCGTCCACATGGCCTGGACCCCTCGCTACTCCCGCACTCCGGAGCATCCTGACGAGGTCCCCGATCACACGATCGTCGACCCCGCCGAGCTCCTGCCACTGCTGCGCGGGCTGGCGGGATCCGCGGCGACGACGGCTCTGCTCGGGCAGGTCGCGGAGGAGCCCGCGGCGCGCTAG
- a CDS encoding superoxide dismutase: MAEYTLPDLDYDYGALDPSISGKIMELHHSKHHATYVKGANTALEKLAAARENNDFATVNQFSKDLAFNLGGHTNHSIFWKNLSPEGGDKPTGELAAAIDEFFGSFDGFRAHFTAAALGIQGSGWAVLAYEPIGGNLVIEHFYDQQNGVPVATIPLFQLDMWEHAFYLDYQNVKADYVKAIWDIVNWADVQARFEAARSTGSGLVIPSV, encoded by the coding sequence ATGGCGGAGTACACGCTTCCTGATCTCGATTACGACTACGGCGCGCTGGATCCCTCGATCTCGGGGAAGATCATGGAGCTGCACCACTCCAAGCACCACGCGACGTATGTGAAGGGTGCGAACACGGCGCTGGAGAAGCTGGCCGCGGCGCGTGAGAACAATGATTTCGCGACGGTGAACCAGTTCTCGAAGGATCTGGCGTTCAACCTCGGTGGTCACACGAACCACTCGATCTTCTGGAAGAACCTCTCGCCCGAGGGCGGCGACAAGCCGACCGGCGAGCTGGCGGCGGCGATCGATGAGTTCTTCGGGTCCTTCGATGGTTTCCGTGCGCATTTCACGGCGGCGGCTCTGGGGATCCAGGGTTCGGGCTGGGCTGTTCTGGCGTACGAGCCGATCGGTGGGAACCTGGTGATCGAGCATTTCTACGATCAGCAGAACGGTGTGCCGGTGGCGACGATCCCGCTGTTCCAGCTGGACATGTGGGAGCACGCGTTCTACCTGGATTACCAGAACGTGAAGGCTGATTACGTGAAGGCGATCTGGGACATCGTGAACTGGGCGGATGTCCAGGCGCGGTTCGAGGCGGCGCGGTCCACCGGGTCGGGCCTCGTGATCCCGTCGGTCTGA
- the soxR gene encoding redox-sensitive transcriptional activator SoxR, translating to MNAPHEPDELLTIGGMSARTGVAASALRYYEELGLIGSVRTGGNQRRYARHMLRRVSLVSVAKRLGIPLTDVKDAFGDVPMDRTPTHAEWQKASRRWKAKLEERRRAIERLEYELTGCIGCGCLSLKACALLNPDDALAEAGPGPRRLAEIPEEEGEL from the coding sequence GTGAACGCACCGCATGAACCCGACGAGCTGCTCACCATCGGGGGGATGAGCGCCCGCACCGGCGTCGCGGCCTCGGCGCTGCGCTACTACGAGGAGCTGGGGCTCATCGGGTCGGTGCGCACCGGAGGCAACCAGCGGCGCTACGCGCGGCACATGCTGCGTCGCGTCTCGCTGGTCTCCGTGGCCAAGCGCCTGGGCATACCTCTCACCGATGTGAAGGATGCCTTCGGCGACGTGCCGATGGACCGCACCCCCACCCATGCCGAGTGGCAGAAGGCCTCCCGTCGCTGGAAGGCCAAGCTCGAGGAGCGGCGTCGCGCGATCGAACGCCTCGAGTACGAGCTCACCGGCTGCATCGGCTGCGGCTGCCTGTCGCTCAAGGCCTGCGCGCTGCTGAACCCCGACGACGCCCTCGCCGAGGCCGGTCCCGGTCCCCGGCGTCTGGCGGAGATCCCCGAGGAGGAGGGGGAGCTCTGA
- the fdxA gene encoding ferredoxin gives MTYVIALPCVDVKDRACVDECPVDCIYEGSRMLYIQPDECVDCGACEPVCPVEAIFYEDDTPDEWAEYYTANVGFFDELGAPGGAAKMGVIDKDHPIIEALPIQPNPLD, from the coding sequence GTGACCTATGTGATCGCCCTGCCGTGCGTGGACGTCAAGGACCGCGCCTGCGTCGACGAATGCCCCGTCGACTGCATCTACGAGGGCAGTCGGATGCTCTACATCCAGCCCGACGAGTGCGTGGACTGCGGGGCCTGCGAACCCGTCTGCCCGGTCGAGGCGATCTTCTACGAGGACGACACCCCGGACGAGTGGGCCGAGTACTACACGGCGAACGTCGGCTTCTTCGACGAGCTCGGAGCGCCCGGCGGCGCGGCCAAGATGGGCGTGATCGACAAGGACCACCCGATCATCGAGGCCCTGCCGATCCAGCCGAACCCGCTGGACTGA